A window of the Umboniibacter marinipuniceus genome harbors these coding sequences:
- a CDS encoding ABC transporter ATP-binding protein, with protein sequence MIEIANLSKRYDALMVLEQVSLDIHAGEIVALVGSSGSGKSTLLRVIAGLTDIDAGSVTINQKLVLNEQTSLPPEERNVGLIFQDHALFPHLDVYHNISFSGVSSQQEIETIARQLQIDGLLKRFPHELSGGQQQRVAIARSIAAKPSVLLFDEPFASLDESLKHALLSELQQLIKARNMTAIFVTHNHREAFALADRVAFLHQGSLAQVDTPEKIFTQPSTEACAEFFSRGHWLTETELQHLDGGSYSNGRYFLRPDALSLSVDVVDGTRTTPVTVKSKTYLAPGYQYEVATDNIEIKNLRVNSHTELKIGQVAHLIIFSERLLPFIG encoded by the coding sequence ATGATAGAAATAGCGAATTTAAGCAAACGTTACGACGCACTGATGGTTCTCGAGCAGGTAAGCTTGGACATCCACGCCGGCGAAATTGTCGCGCTAGTGGGATCCAGTGGTAGTGGTAAGAGCACTCTGCTAAGAGTCATTGCAGGACTCACAGACATTGACGCGGGTTCAGTGACCATCAACCAAAAGCTTGTGTTAAATGAACAAACCAGTCTACCGCCCGAAGAGCGTAATGTTGGTCTCATCTTCCAAGATCATGCGCTCTTTCCCCACTTGGATGTTTACCATAACATCAGCTTTAGCGGCGTTAGTTCCCAGCAAGAGATCGAAACCATTGCTCGTCAGTTACAAATTGATGGTCTACTAAAGCGCTTCCCTCACGAGCTAAGTGGCGGTCAGCAACAGCGCGTTGCAATAGCCCGTAGCATTGCGGCGAAGCCAAGTGTATTGCTCTTTGATGAACCCTTTGCCAGCCTGGATGAATCTCTGAAGCATGCGCTACTTAGCGAGCTACAACAACTTATAAAGGCCCGAAATATGACGGCGATCTTCGTGACTCACAATCACCGAGAAGCCTTCGCGCTGGCTGACCGAGTCGCGTTTCTTCACCAGGGATCACTGGCGCAGGTGGACACCCCTGAAAAGATATTCACCCAACCCTCAACCGAGGCCTGCGCCGAATTCTTCTCCAGAGGTCATTGGCTTACCGAGACGGAATTGCAGCACCTGGATGGCGGAAGTTACTCTAATGGGCGATATTTTTTGCGTCCCGACGCCCTATCCCTATCAGTCGACGTTGTTGATGGCACCAGAACAACCCCAGTAACAGTGAAGAGTAAGACCTATTTAGCCCCTGGATATCAATATGAAGTAGCGACCGACAATATCGAGATAAAGAATTTGCGAGTGAATAGTCATACTGAGCTGAAGATTGGGCAAGTGGCGCACCTAATAATATTTTCTGAAAGATTACTACCGTTTATCGGCTAA
- a CDS encoding peroxiredoxin: MAVLVGKQAPDFTVPAVLGNGEIVDSFTLSEAIKGKYGLVFFYPLDFTFVCPSELIALDHRMDQFKAKGVEVVGVSIDSHFTHNAWRNTPIDQGGIGQVRYTLAADMTHQIAKDYDVESEGGMAFRGAFLIDKHGVVRSQIVNDLPLGRNMDELIRLVDALAFHEEHGEVCPAGWTEGDEGMDASPTGVASFLAGNSDKL; the protein is encoded by the coding sequence ATGGCAGTTTTAGTAGGTAAGCAAGCACCAGACTTTACCGTACCAGCGGTACTTGGTAATGGCGAGATCGTAGACTCATTCACGCTTTCTGAAGCAATCAAAGGCAAGTACGGTTTAGTATTCTTCTATCCGCTAGACTTCACTTTCGTATGCCCTTCAGAGCTTATTGCGCTTGATCACCGTATGGATCAGTTCAAAGCGAAGGGTGTAGAGGTTGTAGGTGTGTCCATTGATTCACACTTCACTCACAACGCATGGCGTAACACGCCAATTGATCAAGGTGGTATTGGTCAAGTTCGTTACACGCTAGCGGCCGACATGACGCATCAGATCGCGAAGGATTATGACGTTGAGTCTGAAGGCGGTATGGCTTTCCGTGGTGCTTTCTTGATTGATAAGCACGGTGTGGTTCGTTCACAGATCGTTAACGATCTACCGCTAGGTCGTAACATGGACGAGCTTATTCGCCTTGTTGACGCGCTAGCTTTCCACGAAGAGCATGGCGAAGTTTGTCCTGCTGGTTGGACTGAAGGTGACGAAGGTATGGATGCATCACCAACAGGTGTTGCCTCGTTCCTAGCTGGTAACTCTGACAAGCTATAA
- a CDS encoding LysR family transcriptional regulator, with protein sequence MIGKNIIEYYMKRVELSRINLNQLVALQVLLTTCSVSQAAKQLFVTQSAMSKTLANLRELFDDTLLMRVGTKMQLTPLASNLSKELPQLLQSIEDFVDLRSFDPSTADIELRLAVLSYLGQQLMPEFLARLQRAAPGIRVISEGVTDNSWRRMDQGELDMIIAFPPRIGARPTAGEALGPVPFATLVKKGHPLTRSEMTMDSFLSFPHVRYLVPAMTRYTGGLVDEWLAAQNLRRKVVYDTPDVGSIVEIIRRTDCVYSGVDLMQLPGSNLSDIVNIGMPPGLVVPELKFWLYMAPDRRYSAEMQWLSDFLKATYADMIGAEG encoded by the coding sequence ATGATTGGCAAAAATATCATTGAGTACTATATGAAACGCGTAGAGTTATCTCGAATCAACTTAAACCAGCTAGTAGCGCTTCAGGTGTTGCTAACAACATGCTCGGTGAGTCAAGCCGCTAAACAGCTATTCGTAACCCAGTCCGCCATGTCCAAAACATTGGCTAACCTTCGCGAGCTCTTTGATGACACGCTGCTCATGCGAGTGGGTACAAAAATGCAGCTGACGCCGTTGGCGTCAAACTTATCCAAGGAACTGCCGCAGTTACTTCAATCAATCGAAGATTTTGTTGATCTCAGATCCTTTGATCCGAGTACCGCTGACATAGAGCTGCGCCTAGCGGTGTTGTCTTATCTTGGTCAACAGCTTATGCCTGAATTCCTTGCGCGCTTACAACGAGCTGCGCCCGGTATCCGCGTTATTTCGGAAGGTGTGACGGACAATAGTTGGCGGCGAATGGATCAGGGGGAGTTAGATATGATTATCGCTTTTCCGCCTCGGATTGGTGCGCGCCCAACCGCTGGCGAAGCGCTGGGCCCCGTCCCATTCGCAACGCTGGTTAAGAAAGGTCATCCACTCACTCGTTCCGAAATGACGATGGATAGCTTTTTGAGTTTTCCTCATGTTCGCTACCTCGTTCCCGCTATGACGCGTTATACAGGCGGTCTTGTTGATGAGTGGTTGGCAGCACAGAATTTGCGTCGAAAAGTGGTATACGACACACCGGATGTTGGCTCGATTGTAGAAATTATTCGTCGAACTGACTGTGTATACTCTGGCGTGGATCTTATGCAGCTACCCGGTTCAAACTTGAGCGATATCGTTAATATCGGAATGCCGCCTGGTTTAGTGGTGCCGGAATTGAAGTTTTGGCTATATATGGCGCCAGACCGAAGATATAGTGCTGAAATGCAGTGGCTAAGCGATTTCCTCAAAGCCACTTATGCTGACATGATTGGAGCAGAAGGTTAA
- the csrA gene encoding carbon storage regulator CsrA, with translation MLIISRRCGESFVIGDDVKITVLSVKGNQIRIGIDAPKETTILREEVIDRRLTPAVEENKASSNS, from the coding sequence ATGCTCATTATTAGTCGCCGTTGTGGCGAATCCTTTGTCATTGGCGACGACGTCAAAATTACCGTGCTCAGTGTAAAGGGTAACCAGATACGAATCGGCATTGATGCGCCGAAAGAAACTACTATTTTACGTGAAGAAGTTATTGATCGACGTTTAACACCTGCCGTTGAGGAAAATAAGGCCAGTTCAAATTCCTAA
- the rnt gene encoding ribonuclease T encodes MSIAERFRGFLPVVMDLETGGFEAATDAILEMALVTLKMEDGKLVRDQSYEYHIKPFAGGRLDPKALEFTGIDVTDPNREAIREIEAFKAAFEIIRQDVKAKGCNRAVLVAHNAHFDLGFINQAISRNNIKRSPLHPFSCMDTATLAGLAYGHTVLAKACKLSGMEFDGKLAHSALYDTEKTAELFCRIVNRWHELGGWPLATPATDERTAEV; translated from the coding sequence ATGTCGATAGCAGAGCGATTCCGCGGTTTCCTCCCTGTTGTCATGGATCTCGAAACTGGCGGCTTCGAAGCCGCCACTGACGCTATTCTAGAGATGGCGTTGGTCACGCTAAAGATGGAAGACGGTAAGCTCGTTAGAGACCAATCCTACGAATATCATATCAAACCGTTCGCCGGCGGCCGACTTGACCCCAAGGCCCTGGAGTTTACCGGGATAGATGTCACGGACCCCAACCGTGAGGCAATTCGTGAAATTGAAGCCTTCAAGGCAGCGTTTGAGATAATTCGTCAAGATGTCAAAGCTAAGGGTTGTAACCGTGCGGTATTGGTTGCCCACAATGCTCACTTCGATTTGGGATTCATTAACCAGGCTATCTCGCGCAACAATATTAAACGCTCACCACTGCATCCATTTTCCTGCATGGATACGGCTACGTTAGCCGGTTTAGCCTACGGACATACAGTACTCGCCAAGGCATGCAAATTATCGGGAATGGAATTTGATGGTAAGCTTGCTCACAGTGCTTTGTACGATACCGAAAAGACCGCCGAGCTATTTTGCCGCATCGTGAACCGCTGGCATGAACTAGGAGGTTGGCCGCTAGCCACCCCCGCTACAGATGAAAGGACAGCAGAAGTTTAA
- a CDS encoding aspartate aminotransferase family protein has product MITTENSKTIQSDAIANSYGRPALKFTSAHGIRLTDSNGEQWLDALSGIGVANLGHCNSRVNEALAKQMQTLDHISNLYASEPQNRAAEVLCRAANMEEVFFCNSGTEANEAAIKLARLHGMKKRGAAGRIICFTGAFHGRSLGALSATAKEAIRAPFYPLLDNIERISYGAIEAVREALASAHNYDAILLEPIQGEAGVICPPSSFIPELERMCEEHELLLMIDEVQSGNGRTGKYFAFQHSAVQPDVVTTAKGLANGFPAGATLLAGRATGLFTPGTHGSTYGGNPMACAAIEAVYATLSEPGFLQNVTRVANALRDELARLLGTKLQGIEGMGLMLGLQLAEPKEDLSQLLFDQGILVNVINNSRIRLLPPLIMSVDEAKELAAAIAQAID; this is encoded by the coding sequence GTGATAACCACAGAGAATTCCAAAACTATTCAATCGGACGCAATCGCAAATTCCTATGGTCGCCCTGCTCTTAAGTTTACTAGCGCTCATGGCATCCGCCTCACGGACAGTAACGGAGAACAGTGGCTTGATGCACTTTCAGGTATTGGCGTCGCCAATTTAGGACACTGTAATTCGCGCGTCAATGAAGCCTTAGCCAAACAGATGCAGACCTTAGACCATATTTCCAACCTTTACGCTAGCGAACCACAAAATCGCGCTGCCGAAGTACTCTGTCGTGCTGCCAATATGGAGGAGGTGTTCTTCTGTAACTCTGGGACCGAAGCGAATGAGGCAGCTATTAAGCTTGCTCGCCTGCATGGCATGAAGAAGCGTGGCGCCGCTGGACGCATCATTTGTTTCACGGGCGCCTTCCATGGCCGCTCATTGGGGGCACTTTCCGCCACCGCCAAAGAAGCTATTCGCGCTCCATTTTACCCGCTTTTAGACAATATTGAACGCATCTCCTATGGCGCTATAGAGGCCGTTCGCGAGGCTCTAGCATCAGCCCATAACTATGATGCTATTTTACTGGAACCCATTCAGGGTGAGGCGGGCGTCATCTGCCCACCCAGCTCATTTATCCCTGAGCTCGAAAGAATGTGCGAGGAACATGAGCTCCTGCTAATGATTGATGAAGTCCAGTCCGGTAATGGCCGCACCGGCAAGTACTTTGCGTTCCAGCACAGTGCCGTCCAACCGGATGTTGTCACCACCGCCAAAGGTCTCGCAAATGGTTTCCCCGCTGGTGCGACACTACTAGCTGGACGTGCAACGGGGCTATTCACCCCCGGCACTCACGGCTCTACCTACGGCGGCAACCCAATGGCCTGCGCCGCGATTGAAGCAGTTTACGCTACGCTAAGCGAGCCGGGATTCTTGCAAAACGTCACACGAGTCGCCAACGCGCTTCGAGATGAGCTAGCACGACTACTCGGCACCAAACTACAGGGCATAGAAGGAATGGGCTTGATGCTAGGACTTCAACTTGCTGAGCCCAAAGAGGATTTATCGCAACTACTTTTTGACCAAGGTATCCTCGTTAATGTGATCAACAACTCAAGAATCCGCCTGCTACCACCGCTCATAATGTCGGTTGACGAAGCTAAGGAGCTTGCAGCTGCTATTGCACAGGCGATAGACTGA
- a CDS encoding 4a-hydroxytetrahydrobiopterin dehydratase, which translates to MSLAEQQCEACRADAPKVSDEELAALIREIPEWTPEVRDGVMQLERVYKFRNFKQALAFSNSVGEIAEEVGHHPALLTEWGKVTVTWWSHEMGGLHRNDFIMAARTDSVFNAR; encoded by the coding sequence ATGTCATTAGCGGAACAACAATGTGAAGCCTGCAGAGCTGATGCTCCGAAGGTGAGTGATGAAGAGCTAGCAGCCCTTATTCGAGAGATTCCCGAGTGGACTCCTGAGGTTCGTGACGGAGTGATGCAACTTGAGCGTGTTTATAAGTTTCGTAACTTCAAACAGGCACTAGCGTTTAGCAATAGTGTGGGCGAAATTGCGGAAGAAGTTGGTCACCATCCTGCGCTACTAACAGAGTGGGGTAAAGTGACGGTTACCTGGTGGAGTCACGAAATGGGCGGCTTACACCGCAACGATTTTATCATGGCTGCTAGAACTGATTCGGTATTTAATGCTCGCTGA
- the pyrC gene encoding dihydroorotase, whose product MELTITRPDDWHLHFRDHEALELTVPDTARYMARAIVMPNLTPPVVNAEQAKAYFDRITAATPASTQFKPLMVLYLTNATSVQDIIDAKNSGVVVAAKLYPAGATTNSDSGVTDIKAMYPVFEAMAEQGLRLLVHGEVTHVDVDIFDRESEFLKTYLADIVATFPTLKVVLEHITTEESVNFVEQGPDNLAATITAHHLLYNRNDMLAGGIRPHLYCLPILKRNTHQRALLRAATSGNPKFFLGTDSAPHAKGAKEAACGCAGSYTSFAAIELYAMAFEREGALDKLEAFASHFGPDYYGLPRNSDTITLTKKSWQVPESFYFGKTELVPLMAREEIEWSVS is encoded by the coding sequence ATGGAACTTACTATTACGCGCCCGGATGATTGGCACCTTCACTTTCGTGACCACGAAGCCTTGGAACTGACCGTTCCTGACACCGCCAGATATATGGCACGCGCTATCGTCATGCCTAACCTTACTCCTCCGGTGGTCAACGCCGAGCAGGCCAAAGCCTATTTTGACCGCATCACCGCTGCAACGCCAGCTAGCACTCAGTTCAAACCTTTAATGGTATTGTATTTAACCAACGCCACCAGCGTCCAAGACATCATTGATGCTAAAAACAGCGGTGTGGTCGTTGCCGCTAAGCTTTACCCCGCTGGCGCCACCACTAACTCTGACTCTGGCGTGACCGACATTAAAGCGATGTATCCCGTATTCGAAGCGATGGCCGAACAGGGGCTTCGCCTTCTCGTTCATGGCGAAGTAACCCACGTCGACGTTGATATTTTCGATCGCGAGAGTGAGTTCCTAAAGACTTATCTGGCCGATATCGTCGCCACCTTCCCTACCCTAAAAGTGGTACTTGAACATATCACCACTGAAGAGTCAGTGAACTTCGTAGAACAGGGGCCGGACAACCTCGCTGCAACCATTACCGCACACCACCTACTTTACAACCGTAACGACATGTTAGCGGGTGGAATTCGCCCTCACCTTTACTGCTTGCCGATATTAAAGCGTAACACGCACCAACGGGCGCTGCTTCGCGCCGCCACGAGCGGCAACCCAAAGTTCTTCCTAGGTACCGATAGTGCCCCACATGCAAAAGGCGCGAAAGAAGCGGCCTGCGGTTGTGCTGGCTCCTATACGAGTTTTGCAGCCATTGAGCTCTATGCCATGGCATTCGAGCGCGAAGGCGCACTCGACAAACTCGAGGCGTTTGCGAGCCATTTTGGACCGGATTATTACGGACTTCCAAGGAATAGTGACACCATCACCTTGACCAAGAAATCATGGCAAGTCCCTGAATCTTTCTATTTTGGCAAGACTGAGCTGGTGCCTTTAATGGCCCGCGAAGAAATTGAATGGAGTGTTAGCTAA
- the grxD gene encoding Grx4 family monothiol glutaredoxin: MDILDTIKDQISTNNILLYMKGSPTAPQCGFSARTVQNVMACGQRFAYVDILSHPEIRQTLPGFANWPTFPQLWVNGELVGGCDIVAEMAETGELKTLLDAATAE, translated from the coding sequence ATGGATATATTAGATACCATCAAAGATCAGATTAGCACCAATAACATTCTCTTATACATGAAGGGTTCGCCAACGGCACCGCAATGTGGTTTTTCCGCGCGGACTGTTCAAAATGTCATGGCGTGTGGTCAACGTTTCGCCTATGTTGATATTCTATCTCATCCTGAAATCCGGCAGACACTACCTGGATTTGCTAATTGGCCGACCTTTCCGCAGCTTTGGGTAAACGGTGAGCTAGTGGGCGGCTGTGATATTGTTGCCGAAATGGCTGAAACGGGTGAGTTGAAGACGTTGTTGGATGCGGCAACCGCGGAGTGA
- a CDS encoding argininosuccinate synthase, producing the protein MSEKQKIVLAYSGGLDTSVIVKWLQETYDYEVVTFTADIGQGEEVEPARAKAEALGVKEIFIEDLREEFAKDYVFPMFRANAIYEGEYLLGTSIARPLIAKRMVEIAAKVGAGAISHGATGKGNDQVRFELGAYALMPGLKVVAPWREWDLNSRELLMQYCAEHNIPVEMKRGKKSPYSMDANLLHISYEGGNLEDPWWEPEEDIWRWSVSPEEAPNAPTYVTLSYEKGDVIAIDGEACSAATVMERLNELGGANGIGRLDIVENRYVGMKSRGCYETPAGTIMLKAHRAIESLTLDREAAHLKDELMPRYAKLIYNGYWWSPEREALQAAIDSTQQYVNGEVRLKLYKGSVSVVGRRSEQSLFDEKIATFEADEGAYDQKDAEGFIKLNALRLKISAAKGRSHS; encoded by the coding sequence ATGTCAGAGAAGCAAAAAATTGTTTTAGCATACTCTGGAGGTTTGGATACCTCCGTAATCGTTAAGTGGCTCCAGGAAACCTATGACTACGAAGTGGTCACTTTTACCGCGGATATTGGGCAGGGCGAAGAAGTTGAGCCTGCACGTGCAAAGGCTGAGGCCTTAGGTGTTAAAGAGATTTTCATTGAAGATCTTCGCGAAGAGTTTGCGAAAGACTATGTTTTTCCAATGTTTCGCGCGAATGCCATCTACGAGGGTGAATATCTTCTAGGGACTTCTATTGCTCGTCCGCTCATTGCCAAACGTATGGTAGAGATTGCTGCGAAGGTTGGCGCAGGCGCCATTTCGCACGGTGCTACGGGTAAAGGTAATGACCAGGTACGTTTTGAACTGGGTGCCTATGCGCTCATGCCTGGCCTAAAGGTTGTAGCGCCATGGCGTGAGTGGGATTTAAACTCTCGCGAGCTGTTGATGCAGTATTGCGCTGAACATAATATCCCAGTGGAAATGAAACGTGGCAAGAAGTCACCCTATTCTATGGATGCAAACCTTCTTCACATTTCCTACGAGGGCGGCAACCTTGAAGACCCTTGGTGGGAGCCGGAAGAGGATATCTGGCGTTGGAGTGTTTCTCCCGAAGAGGCCCCTAACGCGCCGACTTACGTAACCCTAAGTTATGAGAAGGGTGATGTCATTGCGATTGATGGCGAAGCTTGTTCCGCGGCGACGGTTATGGAGCGCTTAAATGAGCTGGGTGGTGCGAATGGTATTGGTCGTCTTGATATTGTCGAGAACCGCTATGTTGGTATGAAGTCTCGCGGCTGTTACGAGACGCCAGCGGGAACCATTATGTTAAAGGCGCATCGGGCAATTGAATCGCTGACTTTAGATCGCGAGGCAGCTCACTTAAAAGACGAGCTGATGCCACGATACGCCAAGCTAATCTATAACGGCTATTGGTGGTCACCGGAGCGTGAAGCGCTGCAGGCTGCGATTGATTCAACCCAGCAGTACGTGAACGGCGAAGTGCGCTTGAAGCTCTATAAAGGTAGCGTATCGGTGGTTGGGCGTCGCAGCGAACAATCACTGTTTGACGAAAAAATTGCTACCTTCGAAGCGGACGAAGGCGCATATGATCAAAAAGACGCAGAAGGATTCATTAAATTGAACGCGCTACGTTTGAAGATTAGCGCGGCAAAAGGGCGTTCTCACAGTTAA